A single region of the Palaemon carinicauda isolate YSFRI2023 chromosome 17, ASM3689809v2, whole genome shotgun sequence genome encodes:
- the LOC137656039 gene encoding myocyte-specific enhancer factor 2-like → MENPAFLDSDQSVYESTRGHSSSSSSSTPLTMSQRRQHHLPSIHSAHGHAPRGGGGAGGGGGGGGGGGGGGGGMGASQHVTHVHNGRVLGVTGVPGGMVHGGMVPAGMVPGGMVPGTIVQVSSVPGASPGGIHSTTTTTSLYPDPSMPHMYSGHLNSPPSHEYLYSCEAPRGHDHVYQCPGHRGDQLDHRDHHLEHRQRHIDLREQQQQQQQHHHLESRGHPEMDPPGPPLRPHTGPAARLSLRGQRLLQYGAHLRPTSPVPAGGQRRHAHSRL, encoded by the coding sequence ATGGAGAACCCGGCGTTCCTGGACAGCGACCAGTCCGTCTACGAAAGCACGAGAGgccacagcagcagcagtagcagcagcactCCTCTCACCATGTCCCAAAGGCGCCAGCACCATCTTCCTTCCATACACAGTGCCCACGGCCATGCCCCCAGGGGTGGCGGAGGCgctggaggtggaggaggaggcggtggaggaggaggaggaggaggaggtggtatgGGAGCATCACAGCACGTCACTCACGTTCATAACGGCCGCGTTTTGGGCGTCACGGGGGTTCCGGGGGGCATGGTCCATGGGGGTATGGTTCCCGCGGGGATGGTCCCCGGAGGCATGGTCCCCGGGACGATAGTTCAGGTCTCCAGCGTGCCCGGGGCATCGCCCGGTGGCATCCATTCGACCACGACGACCACATCGCTGTACCCAGACCCCTCCATGCCCCATATGTATTCCGGCCATCTGAACAGTCCCCCTTCGCACGAATATCTGTATTCCTGCGAGGCCCCTAGAGGGCACGACCACGTCTACCAGTGCCCTGGACACCGGGGGGACCAGCTGGATCATAGAGACCATCACCTCGAACACCGGCAACGGCATATCGACCTccgggagcagcagcagcagcaacagcagcatcaCCACCTGGAGTCCAGAGGTCACCCCGAGATGGACCCCCCGGGACCACCACTACGACCCCACACTGGACCAGCGGCCCGACTATCACTACGGGGGCAGCGACTACTCCAGTACGGAGCCCATCTACGCCCAACCTCACCTGTTCCCGCGGGAGGGCAGCGCCGGCACGCCCACTCTAGGCTATAG